The following are encoded together in the Candidatus Methylomirabilis oxygeniifera genome:
- a CDS encoding membrane protein of unknown function (Evidence 5 : No homology to any previously reported sequences): MDILSHGLWGGIAFGRTNRRSFGLAFSFGVLPDLVPFGPFHLSVLLGLAQRPHFGPEPPDPSLFPDYVHRAYSVTHSLVVFLLAFALLWMVFRKPIWESTAWGLHILFDIFTHSFRFFPTPFLWPISDSKVNGLHWGTPEIFFSNVACLVLVYTWFLYRRWRTRKDPIRAFLRK; the protein is encoded by the coding sequence ATGGATATCCTGTCACACGGGCTGTGGGGTGGGATTGCGTTCGGACGGACGAACCGGCGGAGTTTCGGTTTAGCGTTTTCGTTCGGTGTTCTCCCGGATCTTGTGCCGTTCGGCCCCTTTCATCTCAGCGTTCTGCTCGGGCTTGCTCAGCGTCCGCATTTTGGTCCCGAACCCCCTGATCCGTCCCTCTTCCCGGATTACGTCCATCGCGCGTACAGTGTCACGCATAGCCTGGTCGTCTTCCTCTTAGCATTCGCGCTCCTGTGGATGGTATTCCGAAAGCCGATCTGGGAGTCCACCGCCTGGGGGCTCCATATCCTCTTTGACATCTTCACGCATTCTTTCCGATTTTTTCCAACCCCGTTTCTCTGGCCGATTTCGGATTCTAAGGTCAACGGCCTGCACTGGGGAACACCGGAGATCTTCTTCTCGAACGTTGCGTGTCTTGTACTGGTCTATACATGGTTCCTGTATCGCCGGTGGAGAACGCGGAAGGATCCAATACGGGCGTTTCTTCGAAAATAG
- the pyrE gene encoding Orotate phosphoribosyltransferase (OPRT) (OPRTase) — translation MLTPVDTPRDQSPLKACEDKLLRLLVQHSFQHSTEPVFTLASGRKSRYYINCKQTTFMSEAMPLLGRLFFERIKATEQKDDIRITAVGGLTLGADPIAYAVAYHSALQGTPIQAFSVRKEPKGHGTQKWVEGFERPGARVVIIEDVVTTGASTLKAIDGALHAGFQIVKALALVDRQEGGREELLKNGYELESIYTTEDLLRVAHQSR, via the coding sequence ATGCTCACCCCCGTGGATACCCCAAGAGACCAATCCCCGCTTAAGGCGTGCGAGGACAAGCTCCTGAGACTGCTGGTTCAGCACTCCTTCCAGCACAGCACCGAGCCGGTCTTTACCCTGGCCTCCGGCCGAAAGAGCCGTTACTACATCAACTGTAAGCAGACAACGTTCATGTCGGAGGCGATGCCGCTCCTCGGCCGGCTCTTCTTCGAGCGGATCAAGGCCACTGAACAAAAGGATGACATACGGATCACCGCCGTCGGAGGACTCACGCTCGGCGCGGACCCGATCGCCTACGCCGTCGCCTATCACAGCGCGCTTCAAGGAACGCCGATCCAAGCCTTCAGCGTCCGAAAGGAGCCGAAAGGACATGGCACCCAGAAATGGGTGGAGGGATTCGAGCGGCCGGGCGCGAGAGTTGTGATTATTGAGGATGTCGTCACGACAGGGGCCTCTACCCTCAAGGCGATCGACGGCGCGCTGCACGCCGGCTTCCAGATCGTCAAGGCGCTGGCGCTTGTGGACCGGCAGGAGGGCGGCCGCGAAGAACTGCTGAAAAACGGGTATGAGTTGGAGTCGATCTACACCACCGAGGATCTCTTGCGCGTTGCTCACCAGTCCAGGTAA
- the ylpA gene encoding Lipoprotein ylpA precursor: MMKILKCSGVVLIGVLLASCAAMQVSLEKKDLKVENKMSDTIFLDIENQAERTIFVDIKNTSDKELDIRPLIISRLQTNGYKVTTNPKEAFYILQGNILYVGQADPSALRSAVAAGYGGTFAGALGGALIGGAAGGGSGALYGAGIGGLVGVGAEMIAGSLVKDVTYTIVTDLMISEKSKEAVEQTVQSHLQQGSGSAIRQTSRTTTERKRYQTRIASTANQVNLKLEEALPSLTEGLAKSIAGIF; this comes from the coding sequence ATGATGAAGATACTGAAGTGTAGTGGCGTGGTGCTGATTGGCGTCCTCTTGGCCAGTTGCGCGGCGATGCAGGTGTCCCTGGAAAAGAAAGACCTCAAGGTCGAAAATAAGATGTCCGACACCATCTTCCTGGATATCGAGAATCAGGCGGAGCGGACGATCTTTGTCGATATCAAGAACACCTCAGATAAAGAGCTTGATATCAGGCCTCTTATCATCAGCAGGCTGCAGACAAACGGCTACAAGGTCACTACGAACCCAAAAGAGGCGTTCTATATTTTGCAGGGTAACATCCTCTATGTGGGACAGGCCGATCCGTCGGCATTACGATCAGCCGTTGCTGCAGGATACGGCGGCACATTCGCGGGCGCCCTGGGCGGGGCACTGATCGGAGGCGCCGCAGGTGGCGGCTCGGGCGCGCTGTATGGCGCGGGCATCGGCGGCTTGGTGGGCGTCGGGGCGGAGATGATCGCTGGCTCCTTAGTGAAAGACGTCACCTATACCATCGTCACCGACCTGATGATCTCAGAAAAATCCAAAGAGGCGGTCGAGCAGACCGTACAGTCCCATCTTCAGCAGGGGAGCGGCTCCGCCATCAGACAGACCAGCCGAACCACGACGGAAAGGAAGCGCTATCAGACCCGCATCGCTTCGACGGCTAATCAGGTGAATTTGAAGCTGGAAGAGGCGTTGCCCTCCTTGACGGAAGGTCTGGCAAAATCGATCGCTGGGATCTTCTAA
- a CDS encoding conserved exported protein of unknown function (Evidence 4 : Homologs of previously reported genes of unknown function), protein MRMMKRLVVWCTLIGIALAWPAITYSRSEPAVRPVLAIKLEGVIAPSTADYIIRAIKQADREAAQALVIELDTPGGLDLSMRSIIKEMLAAERPIIVYVSPSGARAASAGAFITLAAHVAAMAPGTNIGAAHPVNMGGQMDKEMSKKVTNDAAAYIRTIAEQRGRNVQWAEDAVRKSVSATEKEALNLKIIDLVADKLDDLLVAVDGREVTTAHGKVTLHTKGVRSHGSR, encoded by the coding sequence ATGCGAATGATGAAACGGCTCGTCGTCTGGTGTACGCTGATAGGCATCGCGCTGGCATGGCCTGCCATCACCTACTCCCGCTCGGAGCCCGCTGTCCGGCCCGTGCTGGCGATCAAACTGGAAGGAGTCATCGCACCCAGTACGGCCGACTATATCATCCGCGCCATCAAGCAGGCCGACCGCGAGGCAGCCCAGGCGCTGGTCATTGAGCTGGATACGCCGGGCGGCCTTGATCTCTCGATGCGCTCGATTATCAAGGAGATGCTGGCCGCCGAGCGCCCGATCATCGTCTATGTTTCGCCCAGCGGCGCCCGCGCCGCATCCGCCGGCGCCTTCATCACTCTGGCCGCTCACGTCGCTGCCATGGCGCCCGGCACCAATATCGGCGCCGCCCACCCGGTCAATATGGGTGGTCAGATGGACAAAGAGATGAGCAAAAAGGTCACCAACGACGCGGCCGCCTATATCCGGACGATCGCCGAGCAGCGCGGCCGGAACGTCCAGTGGGCCGAGGATGCCGTGCGCAAGAGCGTCTCGGCAACCGAGAAGGAGGCACTCAACCTCAAGATCATCGACCTCGTAGCGGATAAGCTGGATGACCTGCTTGTGGCCGTAGATGGCCGGGAGGTCACGACGGCCCACGGCAAGGTCACGCTCCACACCAAGGGGGTCAGGTCACACGGATCGAGATGA
- a CDS encoding conserved protein of unknown function (Evidence 4 : Homologs of previously reported genes of unknown function), whose translation MHYLLFYDVAPDYLERRQPFRKAHLELAHRAVARGELILGGALANPSDGVVLLFRGSSPAVAEAFAAADPYVAHGVVTKWHVREWTTVVGADAASPIRPEDL comes from the coding sequence ATGCATTATCTACTGTTCTACGACGTCGCCCCCGATTACCTTGAGCGGCGACAGCCCTTTCGTAAGGCGCATCTGGAGCTTGCGCACCGAGCTGTTGCGCGTGGAGAACTGATCCTCGGCGGTGCGCTCGCCAATCCCTCGGATGGCGTCGTGCTGCTCTTCCGTGGTTCTTCACCTGCGGTGGCCGAGGCATTTGCCGCCGCCGACCCGTACGTCGCACACGGGGTCGTGACGAAATGGCATGTTCGAGAGTGGACGACGGTGGTCGGCGCGGATGCGGCATCACCGATTCGTCCAGAAGATCTCTGA
- a CDS encoding conserved protein of unknown function (Evidence 4 : Homologs of previously reported genes of unknown function) produces MRQKIRFCADEHVAKAVVRGLRQRGVDVLTVLEAGMLGAPDEEHVRRARNEGRVIFTQDDDFLRLHAAGVDHRGIVYAPQQTPVSDIIRGLMLIHQVLDAEEMYGQIEFL; encoded by the coding sequence ATGAGGCAGAAGATTAGGTTCTGCGCCGATGAGCATGTTGCAAAGGCTGTGGTGCGGGGGCTGCGCCAACGTGGAGTGGACGTACTCACGGTGCTGGAAGCGGGAATGCTTGGCGCTCCTGATGAGGAGCATGTACGACGAGCCCGGAACGAAGGTCGGGTGATCTTCACACAGGACGACGACTTCCTGCGTTTACATGCTGCGGGCGTGGATCACAGGGGGATCGTGTACGCGCCGCAGCAAACGCCAGTCTCAGACATCATTCGTGGGTTGATGTTGATCCATCAGGTATTGGATGCGGAGGAAATGTATGGTCAGATCGAATTTCTATAG
- the msrA gene encoding Peptide methionine sulfoxide reductase msrA (Protein-methionine-S-oxide reductase) (Peptide-methionine (S)-S-oxide reductase) (Peptide Met(O) reductase): MKKATFGAGCFWGVEAEFRRVPGVVSTAVGYMGGTFENPTYRDVCSGTTGHAEVVEVEYDPSQVTYDDLLALFWSIHDPTTLNRQGPDRGAQYRSAIFFHDAEQQTAAVASKRKLELSGKHQQPIVTEITAASTFYRAEEYHQQYL; the protein is encoded by the coding sequence ATGAAAAAGGCCACGTTTGGGGCGGGCTGCTTCTGGGGTGTCGAAGCCGAATTTCGCCGGGTGCCTGGTGTCGTCTCAACGGCAGTCGGATACATGGGCGGCACCTTCGAAAACCCGACGTACCGGGACGTGTGCTCCGGCACGACCGGCCATGCGGAGGTTGTCGAGGTAGAGTACGACCCTTCGCAGGTCACCTACGACGATCTCCTCGCTCTTTTCTGGTCGATTCACGACCCAACTACCCTGAATCGTCAGGGACCGGACCGCGGCGCGCAGTACCGCTCGGCGATCTTCTTTCACGATGCCGAGCAGCAGACTGCCGCGGTCGCGTCTAAACGAAAGCTGGAGCTCAGCGGAAAGCATCAGCAGCCGATCGTGACCGAGATCACAGCGGCCTCGACCTTTTACCGGGCAGAGGAATACCACCAGCAATACCTTTGA
- a CDS encoding conserved protein of unknown function (Evidence 4 : Homologs of previously reported genes of unknown function) → MAKQRQGAQASVGAPRRQRTAHFQFLPRRDVLLIADAGPMEIPAGQVSSNQVGRKALGLSVLPIEWTPPFFVVSAQCFNRQIPLDTVNDWIWVSHARLAFMLSAPLMIRSSGTTETMRDRGSLISELCTSRDVAALVGQLRAKTPDSSRAQVHWIVQQYVKPQRKGHLSNERHVSREPRDWAIEFEPTDDCQGHAVSIGIRTWREGLEPSLDLSCASETEITLRLREVAKWALQFSSRIHFEWVWDGKRLWIVQADAAELALGIDPTAVLPAKIQMAQIGRLQVFRLASANDYKRYGKLRNGALYKKFGYGMPPFFLADDRSAITDLLSGKISPEIEQDLKELTKRPLIIRTDGANIPQEKREMLPRSDPLATFDEAKQWVLNDFKIEINKLELVDHGLCLVAHHFIPSVASAWARAEPGKQIVRIESLWGIPEGLYWYSHDTVEVDTLAVKLKRLRTFTGCSFEVSERLRYKGAFVAADEKGKWAPASVRPPHDWRLSIKKQEWLFEIAHTTRRIAEAEKDPVAVMWFVDNHPEATRHRVLPWYHCKSKLIGIPRAAPRRKITTAKDFYVKNEADWHRLQQELHSGARIERVVVEPADAALIRNPTFARELAQLAATRKFVIVLSGGILSHAYYMLTKSGAQVECIDLFGVDEDRADYNKIVRDKIPEIIAKRGERAKIIHLRGDALVTALRQKLVEEAFEAVDARSGDDLVGELADVSEVIDALCRALKVSDPHLKAVQLEKRQKRGGFEKGIMLERTTTPHSIQQSVSDLPEDRLQFALETIPPQVIEHPADIPTVPLYRRPDLRQVEQQIEKLFAFATEINKLGNLLKATLDFTLPISPGIEREFTLTVELRRSGSALRGNIRVRCIPSQLHIDFPD, encoded by the coding sequence ATGGCCAAACAACGTCAGGGAGCACAAGCGAGCGTAGGTGCACCCAGGCGTCAACGAACTGCGCATTTCCAATTCCTGCCACGCAGAGATGTGCTTCTCATTGCAGACGCAGGCCCGATGGAAATTCCGGCCGGCCAAGTTTCTTCCAACCAGGTTGGCCGGAAAGCTCTGGGACTGAGTGTGCTGCCAATTGAATGGACGCCGCCATTCTTCGTAGTTTCGGCCCAATGCTTCAACCGGCAGATTCCTCTTGATACAGTGAACGATTGGATCTGGGTTTCTCACGCTCGGCTCGCGTTCATGCTCAGCGCACCTCTCATGATTCGTTCGAGTGGAACCACTGAAACAATGCGCGATCGAGGCAGTCTTATCTCCGAATTATGCACATCAAGAGACGTTGCGGCATTAGTTGGGCAGTTGCGAGCGAAGACCCCGGATTCATCTCGCGCGCAAGTGCACTGGATTGTTCAGCAGTATGTAAAGCCGCAACGAAAAGGTCACCTATCAAACGAGAGGCACGTCAGTAGGGAGCCGCGCGACTGGGCTATAGAGTTTGAGCCAACAGACGATTGTCAAGGACATGCTGTTTCCATCGGAATCCGAACGTGGCGAGAGGGGCTGGAGCCTTCGTTGGATTTGAGCTGCGCCTCTGAGACCGAGATTACCCTTCGGCTCAGAGAAGTCGCGAAGTGGGCACTCCAGTTTTCGTCGCGGATCCACTTCGAGTGGGTTTGGGATGGAAAAAGACTGTGGATTGTCCAAGCCGATGCTGCCGAGCTGGCCCTCGGGATAGACCCAACTGCTGTATTGCCTGCCAAAATCCAAATGGCCCAGATTGGGCGGCTGCAAGTGTTTCGTCTTGCGAGTGCCAATGACTACAAGCGTTACGGCAAGCTTCGTAACGGAGCTCTCTACAAGAAATTCGGGTATGGCATGCCTCCGTTCTTTCTTGCCGATGATCGTTCCGCGATTACCGATCTCCTCTCCGGCAAAATCTCTCCAGAGATAGAGCAGGACCTCAAAGAGCTAACAAAGCGCCCACTAATAATCCGTACCGATGGCGCGAATATCCCGCAAGAAAAACGCGAGATGTTGCCTCGCAGTGATCCGCTTGCAACATTTGACGAAGCCAAGCAGTGGGTCTTAAATGACTTTAAAATCGAGATTAACAAACTTGAATTGGTGGACCACGGCCTGTGCCTGGTTGCCCATCATTTCATTCCATCAGTGGCCTCAGCATGGGCGCGGGCCGAGCCGGGGAAACAAATTGTCCGAATCGAGTCGCTCTGGGGAATCCCCGAAGGGCTGTATTGGTATTCTCACGATACTGTTGAAGTGGACACGCTGGCGGTGAAGCTCAAGCGTTTGAGAACCTTCACCGGATGTTCTTTTGAAGTGTCAGAGCGCTTACGTTACAAAGGGGCGTTTGTTGCTGCTGACGAAAAGGGCAAATGGGCACCAGCCTCAGTTCGGCCTCCACACGACTGGCGCCTTAGTATCAAGAAGCAAGAATGGCTGTTTGAAATCGCACATACTACCAGGCGCATCGCCGAGGCTGAGAAAGATCCTGTGGCCGTGATGTGGTTCGTGGACAACCACCCTGAGGCCACTCGGCATAGAGTGCTGCCGTGGTATCACTGCAAGTCAAAACTGATCGGTATTCCCAGAGCCGCACCTCGTCGAAAGATCACCACCGCGAAGGATTTCTACGTCAAGAACGAAGCCGATTGGCACAGGTTGCAACAGGAGCTACATTCGGGCGCGCGAATTGAGCGGGTCGTAGTGGAACCAGCCGACGCTGCGCTCATTCGAAATCCGACCTTTGCCAGGGAACTCGCCCAACTTGCCGCAACGCGCAAGTTCGTCATCGTGTTGTCCGGTGGAATACTCTCGCACGCATATTACATGCTCACCAAGAGTGGTGCCCAGGTCGAGTGCATCGACTTGTTCGGAGTCGATGAGGATCGTGCCGACTACAACAAGATTGTCCGAGACAAGATTCCAGAAATCATAGCGAAGCGCGGGGAGCGAGCCAAAATCATTCACCTGCGGGGCGACGCGCTGGTTACGGCGTTAAGGCAGAAGTTAGTAGAGGAAGCATTCGAGGCCGTAGACGCTAGGTCAGGAGACGACTTAGTCGGAGAGCTTGCCGATGTGAGCGAGGTCATTGATGCCTTGTGCCGTGCCCTGAAAGTTTCCGACCCTCATTTGAAAGCGGTCCAACTGGAGAAGCGCCAAAAGAGAGGAGGATTCGAAAAAGGGATCATGTTAGAGAGAACGACGACGCCCCACTCAATACAGCAATCTGTTTCGGATCTTCCAGAAGACAGGTTGCAATTTGCGTTGGAGACGATTCCACCCCAGGTAATCGAGCATCCGGCTGACATTCCCACGGTGCCATTGTACAGGCGTCCAGATCTGCGTCAAGTTGAACAGCAAATAGAGAAGTTATTCGCTTTCGCGACTGAAATTAATAAACTTGGAAACCTGCTGAAGGCGACTCTTGATTTCACTCTACCGATCAGTCCGGGAATTGAACGAGAGTTCACTCTAACAGTCGAATTGCGGCGATCAGGCAGCGCGCTACGGGGAAACATTCGAGTACGCTGTATACCATCCCAGCTCCACATCGATTTTCCTGATTGA
- a CDS encoding conserved protein of unknown function (Evidence 4 : Homologs of previously reported genes of unknown function), whose amino-acid sequence MPSNFVAHAELQSKTEQFCCEVLAWRKPLYTLADNANGHLFRMGAQPLRPDDVSLLLR is encoded by the coding sequence ATGCCTTCAAACTTCGTGGCCCATGCGGAACTCCAGAGTAAAACCGAGCAGTTCTGCTGCGAGGTACTTGCATGGCGGAAGCCGCTCTATACATTGGCCGACAACGCGAACGGCCACCTGTTCAGGATGGGCGCTCAACCGTTACGCCCAGACGATGTGTCTCTGTTGCTCAGATAA
- a CDS encoding Membrane protein, putative (fragment): MSLRDKVLKVISDPNIAYMLLMLGLAGLYFELSTPGAILPGVLGGICLILAFYAFQTLPINYAGLLLILLAIILFIAEVKVTSYGMLTVGGIIAMILGSFMLIRSPEPFMRISLSAILFTTAATAVFFGFIVTMALRAQHQKTTTGAEGLIGQIGTVRTPLTPEGSVLVGGELWSAHCEEGAELGDQVRVLAVKGLMLFVCKDHEAVAVEADALSTQQRQGGRT; the protein is encoded by the coding sequence ATGAGTCTCCGGGATAAGGTTCTGAAGGTGATCTCTGATCCGAACATTGCGTACATGCTGCTCATGCTGGGTCTGGCCGGGCTCTACTTCGAGCTCTCCACCCCCGGCGCCATCCTACCCGGTGTCCTCGGGGGGATCTGCCTGATTCTGGCCTTTTACGCCTTCCAGACTCTGCCTATCAACTACGCGGGACTGCTCCTCATCCTGCTGGCGATTATTCTCTTCATCGCCGAAGTGAAAGTGACCTCGTACGGAATGCTGACTGTGGGCGGCATTATCGCCATGATCCTCGGTTCCTTCATGTTGATCAGGAGTCCAGAGCCGTTCATGCGGATCTCGCTCAGCGCCATCCTGTTCACCACCGCGGCAACGGCGGTATTCTTCGGTTTCATTGTCACCATGGCTCTCAGAGCTCAGCACCAAAAGACCACCACCGGCGCAGAGGGCCTCATCGGGCAGATCGGCACAGTCAGGACGCCGCTCACACCGGAGGGAAGCGTCCTGGTCGGGGGCGAGCTCTGGTCGGCTCACTGCGAGGAGGGGGCTGAGCTCGGCGATCAGGTCAGGGTCCTCGCGGTGAAGGGGCTCATGTTATTCGTCTGCAAAGATCACGAGGCGGTGGCCGTTGAAGCCGATGCACTATCAACGCAACAGCGACAGGGAGGGCGTACATGA
- a CDS encoding conserved protein of unknown function (Evidence 4 : Homologs of previously reported genes of unknown function) translates to MATKTLDQHIEVTPGIAGGKPRIAGHRITVQNIVIWHERIGKSVDEIVSEYDLTLADVYAALAYYYDHRSEIDHDIEESKAFIEALRESAPSKLKQKLHEAED, encoded by the coding sequence ATGGCTACGAAAACGCTAGACCAACATATCGAGGTGACCCCTGGAATAGCGGGCGGGAAGCCTCGTATTGCAGGGCATCGCATTACGGTACAAAACATTGTGATTTGGCATGAGCGGATCGGCAAGAGCGTTGATGAGATTGTTTCTGAGTACGACTTGACCCTTGCCGATGTCTATGCGGCACTGGCCTACTACTACGACCATCGATCAGAGATCGACCACGACATTGAAGAGAGCAAGGCATTCATTGAGGCTCTGAGGGAGAGCGCCCCCTCGAAGCTGAAGCAGAAGCTGCATGAGGCAGAAGATTAG
- a CDS encoding conserved exported protein of unknown function (Evidence 4 : Homologs of previously reported genes of unknown function), which translates to MNPLEILSTVFGLVPILFLLILALFVLASSVRILPEYERAVIFRLGRLAKAIVNVGGTGNGPGLILLIPMIDRMTKVSLRTVAMDVPSQDVITKDNVSVKVNAVIYFRVIDPQRAIVQVENFLFATSQIAQTTLRSVLGQSELDELLAERERLNQRLQQIIDQHTDPWGIKVTVVEIKLVDLPHEMQRAMAKQAEAEREKRAKIIHAEGELIASEKLAQAGRIMATEPVTIQLRYLQTLTEIATEKNSTIVFPLPIDILKIFLSDRMKGTQ; encoded by the coding sequence ATGAATCCCTTGGAGATTCTCTCAACTGTGTTCGGCTTGGTCCCGATACTCTTTCTCCTCATCCTGGCGCTTTTTGTCCTTGCCAGCTCGGTCCGCATACTCCCTGAATACGAACGGGCCGTGATCTTCCGTCTGGGCCGCCTCGCAAAGGCGATCGTGAATGTGGGCGGTACCGGCAACGGCCCGGGACTGATTCTCCTGATCCCCATGATCGATCGGATGACGAAGGTCAGCCTGCGGACGGTGGCCATGGACGTTCCCTCCCAGGACGTCATTACCAAGGACAACGTGTCGGTCAAAGTGAACGCCGTAATCTACTTCCGCGTGATCGACCCGCAGCGCGCCATCGTCCAGGTCGAAAATTTTCTTTTCGCCACCTCGCAGATCGCGCAGACGACCCTCAGGAGCGTCCTGGGGCAATCGGAGCTGGACGAACTGCTTGCCGAGAGAGAGCGGCTCAACCAACGGCTTCAACAGATTATCGACCAGCACACCGATCCGTGGGGGATCAAGGTCACCGTCGTGGAGATCAAGCTCGTGGACCTCCCGCACGAGATGCAGCGGGCCATGGCCAAGCAGGCTGAGGCCGAGCGGGAGAAGCGGGCCAAAATCATCCATGCCGAGGGTGAGCTGATCGCCTCCGAAAAGCTGGCGCAGGCGGGCAGGATCATGGCGACCGAGCCTGTCACCATCCAGCTTCGCTACTTACAGACGCTCACCGAGATCGCCACAGAGAAAAACTCCACCATCGTTTTTCCGCTCCCGATCGACATCTTGAAGATCTTCTTGTCCGACCGGATGAAGGGTACCCAATAA
- a CDS encoding DNA-methyltransferase — protein sequence MRDASPLRYPGGKWRIAPFFERVLLLNRLAGSDYFEPYAGGASLALSLLLANRVTEIYLNDLDPAVHAFWYVVLMRNKDLRELIESTAVTPEEWIRQKEIYKKGRSAGMLAFGFATFFLNRTNHSGIMNGGMIGGKAQEGTWKLDARFNKPELLRRIKRIGSYKKRVHLSQLDAIDFLNHTKPSRDSLVYLDPPYYNAGAKLYLNAYGPGDHAAVRNAVRQLDAPWIISYDDVPEIRTLYRPVRSRRLRLLHTARSLRLGREVLFFSSRLRIPVYR from the coding sequence ATGAGAGATGCCTCTCCTTTGCGATATCCGGGTGGAAAATGGCGGATCGCGCCGTTCTTCGAGCGAGTCCTTCTGCTCAACCGATTGGCTGGTAGCGATTATTTTGAGCCGTATGCGGGCGGTGCGAGCCTCGCATTGAGCCTTCTGCTCGCGAATCGTGTTACCGAGATCTACCTCAATGACTTAGATCCTGCTGTCCATGCGTTTTGGTATGTCGTTCTCATGCGAAATAAGGATTTGAGGGAGCTTATCGAGTCGACCGCGGTCACGCCTGAAGAGTGGATTCGCCAAAAGGAAATCTACAAGAAAGGCCGTTCGGCCGGCATGCTGGCTTTCGGATTCGCAACTTTTTTCCTAAATCGCACAAATCATTCCGGTATTATGAACGGAGGGATGATAGGCGGAAAGGCGCAGGAAGGAACATGGAAGTTGGATGCCCGTTTCAACAAGCCGGAATTGCTGAGACGGATTAAACGGATTGGTTCATATAAGAAGCGTGTCCACCTGTCGCAACTCGATGCTATCGACTTTCTGAACCATACCAAGCCATCGCGAGATAGCCTCGTCTACTTAGACCCGCCGTATTACAACGCAGGGGCAAAATTATATCTCAATGCGTATGGCCCGGGTGATCATGCGGCTGTACGTAACGCGGTGAGACAACTGGATGCCCCATGGATCATTTCCTACGACGATGTTCCTGAAATTAGAACACTGTACAGGCCAGTGCGGTCGCGACGCTTAAGGCTCCTACACACGGCTCGATCTTTGAGGCTCGGTAGAGAAGTTCTATTTTTCTCATCCCGGTTAAGAATTCCGGTCTACCGTTGA